The following are encoded together in the Candidatus Methylomirabilota bacterium genome:
- a CDS encoding type IV pilus twitching motility protein PilT translates to MTSLDQMLKEMVARGASDLHITTGIPPTVRVHGGLTPLGETPLAPAGTKQLAYSILTDVQKQKFEENKELDFSFGVKGLGRFRANVFLQRGAVGVAIRTIPYKIFGFTELGLPKVVEELCARPSGLILVTGPTGSGKSTTLTTMIDKINSERHEHIITIEDPIEFVHSHKKCIVNQREVHSDTYSFANALRAALRQDPDKVLIGEMRDVETILAALTIAETGHLTFATLHTNSAIQTINRIIDVFPAAQQPQIRAQLSFILEGVICQSLLPRSDGQGRVLLMEIMVPNPAIRNLMREDKIHQIYSVMQAGQEKSGMQTMNQSLMIAYTKRALTMEMALGASQNPEELTQMMQRAQPVGAAMGGRMPPAGREWGGK, encoded by the coding sequence ATGACGAGTCTGGATCAGATGTTAAAGGAGATGGTGGCCAGAGGGGCTTCGGATTTGCATATTACCACTGGGATCCCCCCCACGGTCCGTGTCCACGGCGGGTTGACACCCCTGGGGGAGACTCCCCTCGCCCCGGCGGGCACCAAGCAGCTTGCTTACAGTATCCTGACTGATGTCCAAAAGCAAAAGTTCGAAGAGAATAAGGAACTCGACTTCTCTTTTGGGGTGAAAGGGCTTGGCCGTTTCCGAGCGAACGTTTTCCTACAGCGGGGGGCGGTGGGAGTGGCCATCCGAACCATTCCGTACAAGATTTTTGGCTTCACGGAGCTGGGGCTACCCAAAGTGGTGGAGGAGCTCTGCGCCCGGCCCTCAGGTCTCATCCTGGTTACGGGACCGACCGGTTCGGGAAAATCCACCACCCTGACCACCATGATCGACAAGATCAACAGCGAACGCCATGAACACATCATCACCATCGAGGACCCGATCGAGTTTGTCCACAGCCACAAGAAATGTATCGTGAACCAGCGCGAGGTCCATTCGGATACTTACTCCTTTGCAAATGCACTGCGGGCGGCCCTCCGGCAGGATCCGGACAAGGTCCTGATCGGGGAGATGCGAGACGTGGAGACCATCTTGGCGGCCCTGACCATCGCCGAGACAGGCCACCTGACCTTTGCCACCCTTCATACGAATTCGGCCATCCAGACGATCAACCGGATCATCGACGTCTTTCCCGCCGCACAGCAACCGCAGATCCGCGCGCAACTCTCATTCATCTTGGAGGGAGTGATCTGCCAAAGCTTACTGCCGCGGTCGGATGGTCAGGGGCGGGTGCTGCTCATGGAGATCATGGTCCCCAACCCCGCAATCCGGAACCTGATGCGGGAGGACAAGATCCATCAGATCTATTCGGTGATGCAGGCCGGCCAAGAGAAGTCGGGGATGCAGACCATGAACCAGTCGTTGATGATCGCGTATACGAAGCGTGCCCTCACCATGGAAATGGCTCTCGGGGCCTCCCAGAATCCAGAAGAGCTCACGCAGATGATGCAGCGGGCGCAGCCCGTCGGGGCCGCGATGGGGGGTAGGATGCCCCCCGCTGGCAGAGAATGGGGAGGGAAATAA